A region from the Mesorhizobium sp. J8 genome encodes:
- a CDS encoding hydantoinase B/oxoprolinase family protein: MSTLDTITLSVLQAALQQVCDEMDLTFSRAAFSPVIAEANDRSDGIYSAVDGSLIAQGSQGLPVFVGVMQYSTRMVIEMIADGRCLAPEPGDIYIVNDPYLGGTHLMDVRFVMPVYRGGKIFCWLSNTGHWPDIGGSVPGGFSASATAVEQEGLRLPPVKLFKKGVLDPEIYAIICSNIRVADQRIGDIRAQAAALVIGQDRLNEILDRYGDETVVEAIAELRSRAAEQMRASIAVIPDGTYRSQAFVDSDGVVNEPLTINLAVEKKGDTLAFDFAGSSKPCAGPMNSVLATTLSSVYLAMRHIFPEVPISAGAFEPLTVKRPEGTFLDAKYPRPVSGCAAEVSQRIAEAVFAAMVQALPEKVTAAPAGSSGNFALGGNDPARGRDYVMYQISGGGYGGNASHDGLSNGCSTIGISKSPPVEIMEQAFPVLYRHYALREGSGGAGKHRGGFGLAYEVEILRGEARASFVMDHGRFGPQGALGGKDGAPNSVTVFRNGEAHVPPHLSKEQDIALKAGDRVRVGTPGGGGYGDPRERDPKLVAEDIRLGYYTSEQAEEMFGIVVSSPPGAPRL, from the coding sequence ATGAGCACGCTCGACACGATCACGCTTTCGGTGCTGCAGGCGGCGCTGCAGCAGGTCTGCGACGAGATGGACCTGACCTTCTCGCGCGCGGCCTTCTCGCCGGTCATCGCCGAAGCCAACGACCGCTCTGACGGCATCTACTCGGCCGTCGACGGCTCGCTGATCGCGCAAGGCAGCCAGGGCCTGCCGGTCTTCGTCGGCGTCATGCAATATTCGACCAGGATGGTGATCGAGATGATCGCCGACGGTCGCTGCCTCGCACCGGAGCCGGGCGACATTTACATCGTCAACGATCCCTATCTCGGCGGGACGCATCTGATGGATGTGCGCTTCGTCATGCCGGTCTATCGCGGCGGCAAGATCTTTTGCTGGCTTTCCAACACCGGGCATTGGCCGGATATCGGCGGCTCGGTGCCTGGCGGCTTCTCCGCTTCGGCCACTGCCGTCGAGCAGGAAGGGCTCAGGCTGCCGCCGGTCAAACTGTTCAAGAAGGGCGTGCTCGATCCCGAGATCTACGCCATCATCTGCTCGAACATCCGCGTTGCCGACCAGCGCATCGGCGACATCCGCGCGCAGGCGGCGGCTTTGGTGATTGGCCAGGACAGGCTGAACGAAATCCTGGATCGTTACGGTGACGAAACCGTCGTCGAGGCGATCGCGGAGCTGCGCAGCCGCGCCGCCGAGCAGATGCGCGCCTCGATCGCCGTCATACCCGACGGTACCTACCGCTCTCAGGCCTTCGTCGATTCCGACGGCGTGGTGAACGAGCCGCTGACCATCAATCTCGCCGTCGAGAAAAAAGGCGACACGCTGGCCTTCGATTTCGCCGGCTCGTCGAAGCCATGTGCAGGCCCGATGAACAGCGTGCTGGCGACGACCTTATCGTCGGTCTATCTCGCCATGCGGCATATTTTCCCGGAGGTGCCGATCAGCGCCGGCGCCTTCGAGCCGCTGACCGTCAAGCGGCCGGAGGGCACCTTCCTCGACGCGAAATATCCTCGGCCGGTCTCGGGCTGCGCGGCGGAGGTTTCACAGCGCATCGCCGAGGCGGTATTCGCGGCGATGGTGCAGGCATTGCCGGAGAAGGTGACGGCCGCACCCGCCGGTTCCAGCGGGAATTTCGCGCTCGGCGGCAACGATCCGGCGCGCGGGCGCGACTATGTCATGTACCAGATTTCCGGCGGCGGCTATGGCGGCAATGCCAGCCATGACGGCTTGAGCAATGGCTGCTCGACCATCGGCATTTCGAAATCGCCGCCGGTCGAAATCATGGAGCAGGCGTTTCCGGTGCTCTACCGGCACTACGCGCTGCGCGAAGGCTCCGGCGGCGCGGGAAAACATCGCGGCGGCTTCGGGCTTGCCTATGAGGTTGAAATCCTGCGCGGCGAGGCCCGTGCTTCCTTCGTCATGGACCACGGCCGCTTCGGCCCGCAGGGCGCGCTCGGCGGCAAGGACGGCGCGCCGAACAGCGTGACCGTGTTCCGGAACGGCGAAGCGCATGTGCCGCCGCATCTTTCCAAGGAACAGGACATCGCGCTGAAAGCCGGCGACCGCGTGCGCGTCGGCACGCCGGGCGGCGGCGGCTATGGCGACCCGCGCGAGCGCGACCCGAAGCTGGTCGCGGAAGACATTCGACTTGGCTACTATACATCCGAACAGGCGGAGGAGATGTTCGGCATAGTTGTCTCTTCGCCGCCGGGCGCTCCCCGGCTATAG
- a CDS encoding hydantoinase/oxoprolinase family protein, with translation MNEKFSASAGSVVAGIDVGGTFTDLLLIDGKAGGKVHIAKTPTTVENQAFGVVAALGATGFPIDGIDLIVHGTTTTTNAVLERRLARTGMITTRGFRDVIELGRRTRPQAYGMTGTFVPVIPRDLRLEVSERVEASGAVRIQLDEAEMRDAVKKLLDAGCESLVIHFLHSYANPAHERRAAEIAAELWPNGHITTGHALLSEAREFERGVTAAVNASVQPILERYVERLRKELGAKGYARDFLIMNGNGGMISARFVTLESAKTVMSGPASGVIAAAYTGKRAGFGNLVTYDMGGTSTDVALIRNAEPAVSNEIEIEYAMPIHVPMVAVHTVGAGGGSIARVDAAGLIQIGPESAGANPGPICYGRGGTQPTITDANLVLGRLAPKRLLAVDNPVTVERVTGIFEETIGKRTGLSGVEAAGAVLRLGNMKMAGAIRMVSVSRGHDPRDFALFAFGGAGPLHATALARELGLPRVLVPARPGITNALGCVVADLRHDFVNTINQPVKLLDEAMLREVLERHRNEGEMLIAKEAVKPDAIRVTHSADMQFVGQTHIINVPLPSSSVSRETLQLLFEKAYFARFKVELPEIRANLVNLNTSVTGVRPQIDLSRLIDPAGRAATLEEARREIRPVWYHGTWHDTPVYAREKLPLDAVIEGPAILEQMDATTVLEPGDRARSDADGNIIIDIGEA, from the coding sequence ATGAATGAGAAATTTTCAGCGTCGGCGGGAAGCGTCGTGGCTGGCATCGATGTAGGCGGAACCTTCACCGACCTGCTTTTGATAGATGGCAAGGCCGGCGGCAAGGTCCATATCGCCAAGACCCCGACCACGGTGGAAAACCAGGCCTTCGGCGTGGTCGCCGCGCTCGGCGCGACCGGCTTTCCGATCGACGGCATCGACCTCATCGTGCATGGCACGACGACCACGACCAACGCCGTGCTGGAGCGCCGCCTGGCGCGGACCGGCATGATCACCACGCGCGGCTTTCGTGACGTGATCGAGCTTGGCCGCCGCACGAGGCCGCAGGCCTATGGCATGACGGGTACGTTTGTCCCCGTCATTCCCCGCGACCTTCGGCTCGAAGTGTCGGAACGGGTCGAGGCTTCCGGCGCCGTGCGCATTCAACTCGACGAAGCCGAGATGCGCGATGCGGTGAAGAAGCTGCTCGACGCCGGCTGCGAGTCGCTGGTCATCCACTTCCTGCATTCCTACGCCAACCCAGCGCATGAAAGGCGGGCGGCGGAGATCGCGGCGGAGCTCTGGCCGAACGGCCATATCACCACCGGACACGCGCTGCTTTCGGAAGCGCGCGAGTTCGAGCGCGGCGTGACGGCAGCGGTCAACGCCTCCGTGCAGCCGATCCTCGAGCGCTATGTCGAGCGGCTGCGCAAAGAGCTCGGCGCGAAAGGCTACGCCCGCGACTTCCTGATCATGAACGGCAATGGTGGCATGATCTCAGCCCGCTTCGTCACGCTGGAATCGGCGAAGACCGTGATGTCCGGTCCGGCCTCGGGCGTGATCGCCGCCGCCTATACGGGCAAGCGCGCCGGCTTCGGCAACCTCGTCACCTACGACATGGGCGGCACCTCGACCGACGTGGCGCTGATCCGCAATGCGGAACCCGCCGTCTCGAACGAGATCGAGATCGAATATGCGATGCCGATCCATGTGCCGATGGTGGCGGTGCATACGGTCGGCGCCGGCGGCGGCTCGATCGCGCGGGTCGACGCAGCAGGGCTGATCCAGATAGGCCCGGAAAGCGCCGGCGCCAATCCCGGCCCGATCTGCTACGGGCGCGGCGGCACCCAGCCGACGATCACCGACGCCAATCTCGTGCTGGGGCGCCTGGCGCCGAAGAGGCTGCTCGCGGTCGACAATCCGGTCACCGTCGAACGCGTCACCGGCATTTTCGAAGAGACGATCGGCAAGCGCACCGGCCTTTCCGGCGTCGAGGCGGCGGGCGCGGTGCTCAGGCTCGGCAACATGAAGATGGCGGGCGCGATCCGCATGGTCTCGGTGTCGCGCGGCCATGACCCACGCGATTTCGCGCTGTTCGCCTTCGGCGGCGCCGGACCGCTGCACGCGACGGCGCTTGCCCGCGAGCTCGGCCTCCCGCGCGTGCTGGTGCCGGCGCGCCCGGGCATCACCAACGCGCTCGGCTGCGTCGTCGCGGATCTGCGGCACGACTTCGTCAACACAATCAACCAGCCAGTGAAGCTGCTCGACGAAGCCATGCTTCGCGAGGTATTGGAACGGCACCGTAACGAAGGCGAGATGCTCATCGCCAAGGAAGCGGTGAAGCCGGACGCGATCCGCGTCACCCATTCGGCCGACATGCAGTTCGTCGGCCAGACACACATCATCAACGTGCCGCTGCCGTCGTCCTCGGTTTCACGAGAAACGCTGCAGCTTCTGTTCGAAAAAGCTTACTTCGCCCGCTTCAAGGTCGAGTTGCCGGAAATCCGCGCCAACCTCGTCAACCTCAACACCTCGGTCACCGGCGTGCGGCCGCAGATCGACCTGTCGCGGCTGATCGATCCGGCAGGACGCGCGGCGACGCTCGAGGAAGCGCGGCGGGAGATCCGTCCGGTTTGGTATCACGGCACCTGGCACGACACGCCGGTTTATGCCCGCGAAAAGCTGCCGCTCGACGCCGTGATCGAAGGGCCGGCGATCCTCGAACAAATGGACGCCACCACCGTGCTCGAACCCGGCGACCGGGCGCGCTCGGACGCCGACGGCAACATCATCATCGACATCGGCGAGGCCTGA
- a CDS encoding ferredoxin--NADP reductase, whose translation MNTTSALNVAGARPLQFPIPANVYAETVVSVKHYTDRLFSFRITRPQSLRFRSGEFVMIGLPNAEKPIFRAYSVASPAWDDELEFFSIKVPDGPLTSELQKIQVGDTVIMRQKATGTLVLDALTPAKRVFMISTGTGIAPFASLLRDPDTYEKFDQVILTHTCRDIAELTYGQELVAALENDPLIGELTAGRVTLYNSTTREESARMGRITALIGSGKFYSDLGIDKLNPETDRIMICGSMHMLKDVKELAESLGFQEGSLSHPASFVVERAFVG comes from the coding sequence ATGAACACGACATCCGCGTTGAACGTCGCTGGCGCAAGGCCGCTGCAGTTCCCGATCCCGGCCAATGTCTATGCCGAAACCGTGGTGTCGGTGAAGCATTACACTGACCGGCTGTTCTCCTTCCGCATCACCCGGCCGCAGTCACTGCGCTTCCGTTCCGGCGAGTTCGTCATGATCGGCCTGCCCAATGCCGAGAAGCCGATCTTCCGAGCCTATTCCGTCGCCAGCCCGGCCTGGGATGATGAGCTCGAATTCTTCTCGATCAAGGTGCCGGACGGCCCGCTGACCTCCGAGCTGCAAAAAATTCAGGTCGGCGACACCGTCATCATGCGCCAGAAGGCGACCGGCACGCTAGTGCTCGATGCGCTGACGCCCGCCAAGCGCGTGTTCATGATCTCGACCGGCACCGGCATAGCGCCTTTCGCCAGCCTGCTGCGCGATCCCGACACCTATGAGAAGTTCGATCAGGTGATCCTCACCCACACCTGCCGCGACATTGCAGAGCTCACTTACGGCCAGGAACTGGTGGCGGCGCTCGAGAACGATCCTCTGATCGGTGAGCTGACCGCGGGCCGCGTCACGCTATACAATTCGACGACCCGCGAGGAATCGGCGCGCATGGGCCGTATCACCGCGCTGATCGGGTCCGGAAAATTCTATTCCGACCTCGGCATCGACAAGCTCAATCCCGAGACCGACCGCATCATGATCTGCGGCTCGATGCATATGCTGAAGGACGTCAAGGAGCTTGCCGAAAGCCTCGGCTTCCAGGAAGGCTCCTTGAGCCATCCGGCCAGCTTCGTCGTCGAGCGCGCCTTCGTCGGCTGA
- the deoC gene encoding deoxyribose-phosphate aldolase, producing MSTIREAGAGASKVMPLPARAAANTPLPLEHGIARNPGMKLDLGFLESVRSVNRSALERRVATLTKRRSIKADNQAAWLLRAIACMDLTTLNSNDTDERVRRLCAKAINPLRRDIVEGLGISGETIRPAAVCVYHPFVATAVDAVRGTGIHVAAVSTAFPHGLAPLSTRLQEIEASVKDGADEIDVVIPRGLVYGAKWRELFNEIVAMRAACGDAHLKVILGTGDLSTLRNVMLASMVAMMAGADFIKTSTGKESVNATLPVGLAMVRAIRAYFEETGYLIGFKPAGGISTAKVALDWLVLMKEELGRPWLEPELFRFGASSLLTDIERQLEHHLTGHYSANHRHAMA from the coding sequence ATGAGCACGATCCGCGAAGCAGGCGCAGGCGCGTCCAAGGTGATGCCGCTGCCGGCGCGCGCCGCCGCCAACACGCCGCTGCCGCTGGAACACGGCATCGCCCGCAACCCCGGCATGAAGCTCGATCTCGGCTTCCTGGAATCGGTGCGCAGCGTCAACCGCTCGGCGCTGGAGCGTCGTGTCGCCACGCTCACCAAGCGGCGCTCGATCAAGGCCGACAACCAGGCGGCCTGGCTTTTGCGGGCCATCGCCTGCATGGACCTCACGACGCTCAATTCCAACGACACCGACGAGCGCGTGCGCCGACTCTGTGCCAAGGCGATCAACCCGCTGCGCCGCGACATCGTCGAGGGTCTCGGCATATCGGGCGAGACGATCCGGCCGGCGGCGGTCTGCGTCTATCATCCCTTCGTCGCGACCGCGGTCGACGCCGTGCGCGGCACAGGCATCCATGTCGCCGCGGTCTCCACCGCCTTTCCGCACGGCCTGGCGCCGCTCTCGACCCGCCTGCAGGAGATCGAGGCCTCGGTGAAGGACGGCGCCGACGAGATCGACGTCGTCATCCCGCGCGGCCTGGTCTACGGCGCCAAGTGGCGCGAGCTGTTCAACGAGATCGTCGCCATGCGCGCCGCCTGCGGCGACGCCCATCTCAAGGTCATCCTCGGCACCGGCGACCTTTCCACGCTGCGCAATGTGATGCTCGCCTCGATGGTGGCGATGATGGCGGGCGCCGATTTCATCAAGACCTCGACCGGCAAGGAAAGCGTCAACGCCACGCTTCCCGTCGGTCTTGCCATGGTCCGCGCCATCCGCGCCTATTTCGAGGAAACCGGCTATCTCATCGGCTTCAAGCCGGCGGGCGGCATCTCCACCGCCAAGGTCGCGCTCGACTGGCTGGTGCTGATGAAGGAAGAGCTTGGCCGGCCCTGGCTTGAGCCGGAGCTGTTCCGCTTCGGCGCGTCGAGCCTGCTCACCGACATCGAACGCCAGCTCGAACATCATCTGACCGGCCACTATTCGGCCAACCACCGCCACGCGATGGCGTAG
- a CDS encoding aldehyde dehydrogenase family protein — protein MNILERYHAMEYGPAPEARNEADAWLASRDFSKALFIDGAWKAAAGGKTFDTSEPSSGKLLAKVSDAGAADIDAAVQAAAKALPKWSASSGYARAKILYAIGRAMQRHQRLFAVLESIDNGKPIRESRDIDVPLAIRHFIHHAGWAQTLEKDFPGNKPVGVVGQVIPWNFPLLMLAWKIAPALAAGCTVVLKPAEFTPLTAILFAEICERAGVPKGVVNIVQGGPEAGAAIVNHPGVQKIAFTGSSEVGKIIRKATAGSGKKLSLELGGKSAFIVFEDADLDSAVEGLVDGIWFNQGQVCCAGSRLLVQEGIAEAFIAKVKVRMSRLRVGSPLDKNTDIGPLVDRTQLDRVKGLIAEGAKQGAVCWQPDAALPSSGYYHLPTLATGVSPANILAQEEVFGPVLATMSFRNTEEAIELANNTRYGLAASVWSENVNLALHVAPQLKAGVVWVNGTNMFDAACGFGGYRESGFGREGGREGMFEYLAAKLPVGAAIKPTAVGSAQPVEQADGTAIDRTAKLFIGGKQARPDGNYSLAVVTAKGKLAGEVGLGNRKDIRDAVAAARTCKAWPDATAYNRSQVLYYFAENLSGRADEFATRLVQLTGVTAKAAREEVEQSIERLFLYAGLADKFEGRVHQPPARVVTLALHEPVGVVGIVAPDNQPLLNFISLVAPALAMGNTVVAVPSERHPLLATDLYQVIEYSDIPAGAINIVTGRSPELAGVLAKHDDVDGLWLFADADTCAKAEADSIGNLKRVWTGNGRTLDWTSSEAAGEAFLRRAIEAKNVWVPYGD, from the coding sequence ATGAACATCCTAGAACGCTATCACGCCATGGAATACGGTCCGGCGCCGGAGGCCCGCAACGAGGCCGATGCCTGGTTGGCCTCGCGCGATTTCTCCAAGGCCCTGTTTATCGACGGCGCCTGGAAGGCGGCGGCCGGCGGCAAGACCTTCGACACCAGCGAGCCGTCCTCCGGCAAGCTTCTGGCCAAGGTCTCGGATGCCGGCGCCGCCGACATCGATGCCGCGGTCCAGGCCGCCGCCAAGGCGCTGCCGAAATGGTCGGCTTCCTCCGGCTACGCCCGCGCAAAAATCCTCTACGCCATCGGCCGCGCCATGCAGCGCCACCAGCGCCTGTTCGCGGTTCTGGAATCGATCGACAACGGCAAGCCGATCCGCGAAAGCCGCGACATCGACGTGCCGCTGGCGATCCGCCATTTCATCCATCATGCCGGCTGGGCGCAAACGCTCGAGAAGGATTTTCCGGGCAACAAGCCGGTCGGCGTCGTCGGTCAGGTCATCCCGTGGAATTTCCCTCTGCTGATGCTGGCCTGGAAGATCGCGCCGGCTTTGGCCGCCGGCTGCACCGTGGTGCTGAAGCCGGCCGAATTCACTCCGCTCACCGCGATCCTGTTCGCCGAGATCTGCGAGCGCGCCGGCGTGCCGAAAGGCGTCGTCAACATCGTCCAGGGCGGCCCTGAGGCGGGCGCTGCCATCGTCAACCATCCGGGCGTCCAGAAGATCGCCTTCACCGGCTCCTCGGAGGTCGGCAAGATCATCCGCAAGGCGACTGCGGGATCGGGCAAGAAGCTTTCGCTCGAGCTCGGCGGCAAATCGGCCTTCATCGTCTTCGAGGATGCCGATCTCGACAGCGCCGTCGAGGGCCTCGTCGACGGCATCTGGTTCAACCAGGGCCAGGTCTGCTGTGCCGGCTCGCGCCTCCTGGTTCAGGAAGGCATCGCGGAAGCCTTCATCGCCAAGGTCAAGGTCAGGATGAGCCGGCTGCGGGTCGGCAGCCCGCTCGACAAGAACACCGATATCGGCCCGCTGGTCGATCGCACCCAGCTCGACCGCGTCAAGGGCTTGATCGCCGAGGGCGCGAAGCAGGGCGCCGTCTGCTGGCAACCGGACGCAGCGCTGCCGTCCTCCGGCTACTATCACCTGCCGACGCTGGCGACTGGCGTTTCGCCGGCAAACATTCTGGCGCAGGAAGAAGTGTTCGGCCCGGTGCTGGCGACGATGAGCTTCCGCAACACCGAGGAAGCGATCGAGCTCGCCAACAACACGCGCTACGGCCTCGCCGCTTCGGTGTGGAGCGAGAATGTCAATCTTGCCCTGCACGTCGCGCCGCAATTGAAGGCCGGCGTGGTGTGGGTCAACGGCACCAACATGTTCGACGCCGCCTGCGGCTTCGGCGGCTATCGCGAAAGCGGCTTCGGCCGCGAAGGCGGCCGCGAGGGCATGTTCGAATATCTCGCGGCAAAGCTCCCCGTCGGCGCTGCCATCAAGCCGACGGCGGTCGGCTCGGCACAGCCGGTCGAGCAGGCTGACGGTACGGCCATCGACCGCACGGCAAAATTGTTCATCGGTGGCAAGCAGGCGCGACCGGACGGCAACTATTCGCTCGCCGTCGTCACCGCCAAAGGCAAGCTTGCCGGTGAAGTCGGCCTCGGCAACCGCAAGGACATCCGCGACGCCGTCGCCGCTGCCCGCACCTGCAAGGCCTGGCCGGACGCGACCGCTTATAACCGGAGCCAGGTGCTTTACTATTTCGCCGAAAACCTGTCCGGCCGCGCCGACGAGTTCGCCACGCGGCTTGTCCAGCTGACTGGCGTCACCGCCAAGGCCGCGCGCGAAGAGGTCGAGCAGTCGATCGAGCGGCTGTTCCTCTATGCCGGCCTTGCCGACAAATTCGAGGGCCGTGTCCATCAGCCGCCGGCCCGCGTCGTGACATTGGCGCTGCATGAGCCCGTCGGGGTCGTCGGCATCGTCGCGCCGGACAACCAGCCGCTGCTCAACTTCATATCGCTGGTCGCGCCGGCGCTCGCCATGGGCAACACCGTGGTCGCCGTTCCGTCGGAGCGGCATCCGCTGTTGGCCACCGACCTCTATCAGGTGATCGAATATTCCGACATTCCGGCCGGCGCCATCAACATCGTCACCGGCCGCAGCCCCGAGCTCGCCGGCGTGCTGGCGAAGCA